In Lotus japonicus ecotype B-129 chromosome 5, LjGifu_v1.2, one genomic interval encodes:
- the LOC130719069 gene encoding 60S ribosomal protein L29-1-like, protein MKYPSSNPNSLSQFIDILNKNICCNPFYFSEYLNHFSLFCCAGKTLAPQPDLEETAKSKNHTAHNQSYKAHKNGIKKPKRHRHTFTKGMDPKFLKNHRYTRKHNKKDVESVTEEE, encoded by the exons ATGAAGTATCCTTCCTCTAATCCGAATTCTCTTTCTCAATTCATTGACATTCTTAATAAGAACATATGTTGTAATCCTTTTTACTTTTCTGAATACCTAAACCAT TTCTCATTATTCTGTTGCGCAGGAAAAACCCTAGCTCCTCAACCAGATCTTGAAGAGACTGCCAAGTCGAAGAATCACACCGCTCACAACCAGTCCTACAAGGCACACAAAAACGGCATCAAGAAGCCCAAGAGGCACCGCCACACTTTCACCAAAGGGATGGATCCCAAGTTTCTGAAGAATCATAGGTACACTAGGAAGCACAACAAGAAGGATGTTGAATCTGTCACTGAAGAAGAGTAA
- the LOC130718852 gene encoding uncharacterized protein LOC130718852, which produces MNFMLKLCPDLKNTPWKEFIQCVQWSSEQEISQGNEAVKEMHRTFKLYEALQYTYNVNWINEIDYISPCCFIYLVERLLLLSSCQKGFVFATKSSFFEWLNHHDENSLPNLTSVAEAQLGLRDIHEFIAGVLRELIYNQNGTINWIRRSNLDVKNYLPLFVLRLVVSMCLLHISSGNYLDSLRNLLGKSHITSQLPLEFCDVLRKGMKRLSLNVFAKAFKVIDNPLLIVKLWNNSEIVCPDAVFVDFKLCRQRELILQMLFPSRVDSVGGENAATIVEWSDLISKEFPSTNCSSLPSKNCASLSNPISDDGFKDSIDVDCFWDRLEILMLTIDECHLHRLPLDSIMIKESVDPCIQLLTSISGMFSDIPHNLKYKNEMGEVVILLDEMKQLSSALNVSDSMTENHILVGELFKKFLARRQKVEHIMNELFLLWKKNVNVEYEPAQASTAAGSDDQGQNVLEESKDSMSKNSQGAKGKRNKPKKSRRGKKGKK; this is translated from the exons ATGAACTTTATGTTGAAATTATGTCCAGATTTGAAGAATACACCCTGGAAAGAATTCATTCAGTGCGTGCAGTGGAGTTCAGAACAAGAAATTTCTCAAGGCAATGAAGCAGTTAAAGAGATGCACCGCACGTTTAAACTCTATGAAGCCTTGCAGTATACTTACAATGTGAATTGGATAAATGAAATTGATTATATCTCTCCATGTTGTTTTATCTATCTGGTTGAACGGCTTCTGCTCTTGTCATCATGCCAGAAGGGGTTTGTTTTTGCTACAAAGTCATCTTTCTTCGAATGGCTTAATCACCACGATGAAAATTCACTTCCAAATTTGACATCGGTGGCTGAGGCACAACTGGGTTTAAGAGATATCCATGAGTTCATTGCAGGTGTCCTCCGAGAGTTAATTTATAATCAAAATGGTACCATAAATTGGATCCGGAGATCAAACTTAGATGTGAAGAATTACTTACCATTGTTTGTCCTGAGATTGGTTGTCTCAATGTGTTTGCTTCACATCAGCTCTGGGAACTATTTAGATTCACTTCGAAATCTGTTGGGAAAGAGCCATATAACCTCTCAACTTCCATTGGAATTTTGTGATGTTCTTCGGAAAGGAATGAAGCGCCTTAGTTTGAACGTCTTTGCTAAGGCATTTAAAGTGATTGACAATCCCTTGCTTATTGTCAAATTATGGAACAATTCAGAAATTGTGTGCCCAGATGCTGTGTTTGTAGATTTCAAGTTATGCCGGCAAAGAGAGCTCATATTGCAGATGCTGTTTCCAAGTAGAGTTGACAGCGTGGGTGGGGAAAATGCAGCAACTATTGTTGAATGGTCTGACCTGATATCTAAGGAGTTTCCTTCAACCAACTGTTCCAGTCTTCCAAGTAAAAACTGTGCTTCTCTTTCAAATCCGATCTCGGATGATGGGTTTAAAGATTCTATCGATGTTGACTGCTTCTGGGATAGGTTGGAAATCTTAATGTTAACAATTGATGAATGTCATCTTCATAGGCTGCCTCTTGATTCCATAATGATAAAG GAATCGGTGGATCCTTGCATTCAACTTTTGACTTCAATAAGTGGAATGTTTTCAGATATCCCTCATAACCTCAAATACAAAAATGAAATGGGAGAGGTGGTGATCTTGCTTGATGAAATGAAGCAACTTTCTTCCGCATTGAATGTGAG TGATTCAATGACTGAGAACCACATTTTAGTTGGAGAGCTCTTTAAGAAATTTCTTGCAAGACGACAAAAAGTAGAGCACATTATGAATGAGTTGTTTTTGTTGTGGAAGAAGAATGTCAATGTTGAGTATGAGCCAGCACAAGCCAGCACTGCAGCAGGAAGTGATGATCAGGGTCAAAATGTCTTGGAGGAATCAAAAGATAGCATGTCCAAGAATTCCCAAGGTGCCAAAGGGAAGAGaaacaaaccaaagaaaagcAGGAGAGGGAAAAAGGGAAAGAAGTGA